In a single window of the Osmia bicornis bicornis chromosome 7, iOsmBic2.1, whole genome shotgun sequence genome:
- the LOC114874025 gene encoding uncharacterized protein LOC114874025 encodes MPVGGRVAGKVGIYSSHYNGKGYSGINEEIMWISIGMGIIIAVLITIALCYIAREKCRKRHEGYYAS; translated from the exons ATGCCAGTGGGTGGTCGGGTGGCTGGTAAAGTCGGGATTTACAGCTCTCACTATAATG GAAAAGGCTACAGTGGTATAAACGAGGAGATCATGTGGATCAGCATCGGTATGGGGATAATTATCGCCGTATTGATCACCATAGCATTGTGCTACATAGCGCGTGAAAAATGTCGCAAACGACACGAAGGATACTACGCTTCCTGA